A region from the Pungitius pungitius chromosome 16, fPunPun2.1, whole genome shotgun sequence genome encodes:
- the zcchc10 gene encoding zinc finger CCHC domain-containing protein 10, producing MPNNEGGDIILQEGKQTSDVTPEVLIPTKKKKVNCNMATPMHRIIARRQAEANKQNVRCQKCLEIGHWTYECTGKRKYVHRPSRTVEMKKKMKENENKPLSITGPGNDGSSEKKIKKKTKDGSDSSSDSDGSSSDSSSDSSDSSSSSSDDSDSSSSSDDDDDDSSSSSSSSSSSPSSASSDSGSSSGSDQGPPKKKKKKK from the exons ATGCCAAATAACGAAGGGGGCGACATCATCTTGCAGGAGGGAAAACAGACCTCCGACGTAACACCGGAAGTTCTCATaccaacgaagaagaaaaaagtaaactGCAACATGGCGACTCCTATGCACAGGATAATAGCCAGGAGGCAAGC ggaggcaaacaaacaaaatgtgcgTTGCCAGAAGTGTCTGGAGATTGGACACTGGACCTACGAGTGCACGGGAAAGCGGAAATATGTGCATAGACCGTCGAGGACCGTcgagatgaaaaagaaaatgaaggagaatgaaaacaaacccCTGAGCATTACTGG ACCAGGCAATGACGGCTCCAGTgagaagaaaattaaaaagaa GACTAAAGACGGAAGCGACAGCAGCAGTGACTCAGACGGCTCGTCTAGTGACTCATCGTCCGACAGCAGcgactcctccagctcctcttcgGATGAcagcgacagcagcagcagcagcgacgacgatgatgacgacagctcctcctcttcctcctcctcctcctcctctccatcctcggCCAGCTCCGACTCGGGGAGCAGTAGCGGTTCAGATCAAGGAcctccaaagaagaagaaaaagaagaaatga